DNA from Tachypleus tridentatus isolate NWPU-2018 chromosome 8, ASM421037v1, whole genome shotgun sequence:
atatgtgtgtgtatgtatatatgttttagaaATCATTAAAACTATATCTTTTTGAACTGCTACTCATGGACTTCATGAGTAAAGCTGAGGGGGATTTTAACACTAACTCTGTACTGTAATCCATGTTGATTAGTGTCTTCCTTTCCATCATTTTGCATGTTCATCTTTGAGATGGGATTTTTCACAAGATCATTTGTAGGTAAACAGCCTTgtaatattttgcttcataaatatgccCATTCTGGACTGTATTAACCATGAACTTCATGGGTAAAGCACAAGGAAATAGCTGCCAATCTCTGTCATGTCTCACTTAAATAATCGGTATGGTCTGCTTTTGAAAATAGGGTTTTGTGATCACCTAATGTACTGTCTCATGTGTTGACTTTTCTCTGGACTCCCAACACATTTTCACTCCCTTCTTCTAGTTGAGTGTAAGGGTTCTTACCACAAACTGGTTCCAAGTTGCTGGGGTGATTGACCATGGAGACATCCCCCTGAATGGGTTCCACAAAAAGATGGTTATAACCATTCACTTGAGAGTTGGGGGATGACATTAAGCTGATGTAGCCTCTGGAGAAATTAAGCTATCACCTTGCTGAATGACATGGCCTCCTGATACTGGTTACATAAACACTGGAGTTCAGCTATAGAGAATTTAGGTTCCCTCTTACTACTTGTACATGGATGTCAGTATCCCATCACCTGTATTCTCAaggtggctggtatgggtattagtactttattttagttgaagtgctaatactcataccagctgtcttgagaatacatttttacttcaaataggtCTCTCTTCATTATGAATTACCCTATCACCTGGTTTTGAATTTATAGTGAACCAGTCAATACAAGTCCTCATACAGGTTTCAGGTTTTCTATCTTCCTCCCTCAGTTTATGCTGTCTGTTGGTTGTAGGTCACAGGAGTAGTATGTGAGATTGTTCCAGTTATACCCGTGGCTATCCCTCATTCTCTCTTCTCACAGGGATGTTATTCCAATTTGGATGGTTCTGACCTGTATTATGATTGGAGGAGTTGATTGCATGTGATAGATATTCTCTCAATATCAGATGTTATGTTCCCAAATTGGTAGCTCAGAGCTAATCCTGTGTCATATGGTCCACCATTCTACATCATAGGATGCATCTATGTTTATCCACTTTTTATTGTGGAATTGAGTTACTGTATCTTTCTGTGGTGAGGATCACTTTCCTACCATGTTTTATCCTATGCGACTGTACTTCTGTCATTTTACATCCTATTTTCTTGCACTTACCACATTTGGGAAAAGAATATACTGGGATAAGAAGTGGTGTAGTATCCCTCTTCAAATTTTGAGATCTGATTCTTTCATATATAGAGGTGTCCTTTGAATGCTTTTGGTCTGTTTTTCCTTGCACCAGTCCCTCTTCATCTATGTGGGATTCTATCTAATCTTGTGAGGGGAGGAAAGTActatatcagaagttataaatttccaaaactgaaaatgtatttccaataggtacttccctcCACTCACACTTCTTACCTTTCCTCCCCAGTTATTTGCTGTGCTTCTGTCATTTACCAAACTTTGAACTGATAGTTTATAGTTCAGTAGAAACACATAGAGGGAACCACATGCATTGCATGGGTTACTGTGCTTGTAATGGTAGAGAAGTGACACAGGATGATTTaaatgagagacatgttggaatcatttgattcCAATAGGAAGAGTGCAGAAGGCTTTTGACATGTgtaatacaaatgtttatgtatAGTGGGCAGCACCAAATAGGAATAACTATTCTTATGAGTAGAGGGAAGtaactatcagaaatacattgttGGTATAAGAATATTATAACCTCCAACTAAGATGGGTTATTCCATCCTGTTTTATTTTCCCCTCATTTTACTTACTTGCTTGGTGTTTCCATTGCACAATCATTGAGCCCATTGCCAAGACTGTTTACAACTTGAttacacataaaatattcattggaAACCAAGAAAAATTAGATGCATCTTCATGTTAAACACAAAAGCACTGAtgtatattatcttttttttttgttatcaaaacattcaacaaaatttatagtttactttttgttttgtttttactctacATGTTTGTtatgaaaggaaatattttttttactttcagtgtAATGGTTTTTGTTAGCACACACACATTCTCCagatatataatatcaaaattacaaaaaaattggatatttttgttttaaattatgcttctctataaaatttgtgataaagtaaattattttgtaagaagTATATGATTCTAGAGCTGTTGaattatgtaattttacatttatcaaGAATGAACAAGAGACTGAAACTATCATTAATTTCAAGTTCAAAGATAAAAAGTGTAATATTTCAGTAGTTTCAGTCAAGTCATATTATagtgtaattttatatatgaGGTATATCTCTTCAGTGAAATTCATtatgtcagaaaaacacataATTTCAAGAAGTCTTGAGTTTTGAtagaactgaaataaaaacaataatccaAGTGCTTTTGAAAGGTAGACCTTTCAAAAGCACTTGGGTTAcagagtttttatttcacttaagtGAGATAATACCCAACTCCCTAGTATTTACATTCAtgtttactgtttatattaatttgtttctaaagattgtctcaatcttttttttttttacaaattttatttgagGGTAAATTAATATTAGTTAAAAGGGATATgtgatagttttagtttaaatatgAGAAGATAATTAACCTTATGaattaatatgaaagttatcaaAGTGATGAGaattttgatatgtatatatatatttgtcgaATACTTTGTAATCTTTTCTATAGGCTGCAAGTTctaattcttattttttatagGCTACAAGTTCTAATTCTTATCTTGTTTCTATCCAGCCTTAACTTCAAGCTTTAATAAGAAAGTAAAGGTAACTGTCATTTAATCATGGAAGTATTAAAGATGAAGGTAGAAGAACCCTTTGTTGTGGAAGAACAGGATAGTTTGCTGGATATCAAAATGGTGAAAAATGGAGAAGAAAGTTATACATTAGTGAGTTGGAAGTgtgtatctttattttttttttgtgctttCTAAATAGTATGAATTAACCGCCCTtgtatattttactgtaaaaaaattgtCTTGATTCTATAATCATCTGCATGAGGTTCTTTGCCTTAGATGATTTCAGTCACTTTTATGGATGCTTTATCCCAACATTCTTGTTAATTGGCTTGGCTTATTTCAAATGATTTCTTGATCTAACTTATGCAGAGTAAGTTCCATGAAGCAGCAGGTTATCCTGATCTTTCTACTTTAGCTGGCAATTGTACTAGAGAGTAGATTCTACTACCATTACCAGAATATCTGCTCATTCATCCTGAACATCCATTTCTCACAGTAATGTTTAGAACCTATGGCTTCAGAACTGGGTGTTGTATAATCCTGTCATCTAATTAGTATTTTATTCTCAATTGGCTTAAATATTGGCCCATTACTTCTCATATTTGCATTCTGTTCTTTGTCATTCttgtgttaatattattaaccTTTGTTGTCCCTTAATTAACAAACCATTTCCAACCTTTTAATCTACAATATTTTTAAGAACCTTGGCATTGTCAAAAATAAGAAATTGTCTGAATGATCtacatttcttttacttttgaACCCTTTGTgatatgttttctttattgttgtttttgaataatatattttgcacTTATTAGGTGGAATATGTTCAGATATCTGTGGGCATGTTGCATCAGCAGGTTTTATATAATCTTTGTATGTAAAACATGAGCTGAAGGAGAAAGTAATCAGTTTTTCTCATCTGTTCTCTTACCTGCCATGACTCACCCATATTtgtgttgaaataattaatttccaTGTGAACAGTGGTGTTCTGACTTTTTAACACATCAATCAAGAAATAGGATCTTCCTGATGTTGTCTTGTTTATAAgcaatatgtttattaatgttcTCAATCTTTACATATCTGCTTTCAACTTTTTAATTCCCATATCTCTAAGATACAACATATTGCTTTACAACGAGCATGAGGTTTTGAGGCAAGTTATGCCTTCACTATGGGTTATGGGCCTATTCaaagataaacattatataaatagtactaataatacaaataactagCTTAAATTAAGGAGCCTGAGCTGATAAGTAAGcctaaatggaaaaataaatgacATTATAGAGAAGAGTAAATGTAGTACTTTAGCATCTGTTAACATAGTTTCCTatagaaaattaatttagtaGGTTAAAGAacttacattttttgtttctatacTCGTAAGAACAATTTGTCATTAGATTACTTGTTAAACTTAGCGTGGGGGGAAATATCTAAAGCAGACCTTACTGAGGATTATCTCAGCTGCTATTTGTGGCTGTTATAGAATTAATATTCTCCAACCCCAGAATTAACACTTGCAGCTTTCACTTgggtttgtatttattattgtgaGTATTTtactgttggaaaaataaaatctCTCTTTATCGGATGAAATAAATTTTGGGGTAATGGGTCATCCTCCCCTACCTTGCTGTCTACAGCCATGGGTTGTAATAAAAGGCAATTAGCGCTTGCTTAGTGTGAGGGTGCTTAGTGCTTGCTTTCACTGAGGGCCTATTACCCGGGCATCCTGTTTAAGGACATTAAACGTCTTCCCAACggaataattatgttaaaatgcaCAGAACCACAAGAGTTTgcacatattttggcccactggcccaaggatgccttcggggTCCATGCCACCATCAGTACACCAAAAAACAACACGCCAAAGTTAACTGTCattatcagaggtgtcgatttcgacatcgaaGATAACGAAATCACAGAGGAGTTAAAAACACAAGGCTACGACATTGTAAAATCAGACCGAATCATCTCCTCTAGAACGAAAgaaaaaacgccactgatcaaggtaaccgtcaacaataaagacgatcaagataaattattaaaaaacggttgcttCCTATTTTTCAAGaaacacacgaccgaaccggaaaaaacacaccaaaagccCATTATTCAATGATACAAATGTCAAAGGTTCGGACACACGAAAACTAATTGCATGGCCAAGGACAGATGTGTGAGATGTGGCGGACCTCACGAGGTTGCTCAGTGTCCTAATGAGCGTAACCAAGTGAGATGCGCAAACTGTCAGGGCcctcacgcagccagttacaaaggctgctcCAAATACACTCAGAtacgaaacaaaattatttttaaaaccacgAACAATAACAATCAAACCCACATCACCaaacaaccattactacaaactCCAACAGACACACAAATCAAAAActctcaacctcaaccaacacgtacttacgcagACGTCACACGCtcgaaaacaacacaagcattcaaCCCCACAGAATTCACCACAAATTTATTAGCAATGCTAATACAATTGAGTGATCTCCTCACATTCGAATGAAGGCACGTGTCACTCAAGGCTGTGTGTAACCTTGCAAGTTCTTACTTTCACCTTTCCcacctcaaaccacaccatctttcactcaaaattcatgcaagggaaataaaacaacacaatgatacaacacattaaaattttacacatcaactgccaaggaaatctcaaagacaaaaggatagaaatatacaacataaacaaacatataaataccaACATGATCATCGTATCAGAAatactttgcacagagaaacaaaacaccacagtCTCCGGATTCATCACGCATAGCATACcttactcagaaaacaacagaggtataatagccTACTTTAGTACAGAAATATCGCATTTAATCTCAATAGAAGATTACTTTAGATCTAAcataaatgaaaccattttttgtaatatacactttaacaaccggctaactattccgattctagccatatattgttcaccaactaaagatatcgacattaacttccttcaaaaatgtgttaatcgcaaacccaaaccaattattattggggaTTTTAATTCTCCGCATACAGAACTAAGGGGGAAACAGAAACACACGCAGAGGATTGtgcataaaaaaaatttcattttagtaataaaatgcacctaattaatgaccatacacctacacacttatcagccgctaacggctcatacgatgtactcgatttcatcatcgtacccaaggacatggtaaacagaatctctaactttaaagtacatgatgaaatcactagtgaccacttccccatgtTATGTATGATTCACCCTgccgtggcgtacgtgactccctcTGCATACACCTACACCAAAACAGACTGTCTCACTTTTAATGCTACACTGGACTCGTACCTACCCCGCCcaattgaacatgctaacaacaaaacagaactagacaattatgtaaatcaagttacagaagccataaaaaaacacaattcctaaaacaagaagaaagcaatcacttattcaatggactcttaacaccagaaattcacgcactaataatcaaacgcagacaattaagacgaacacactatgttacacgtgatccacacattaaaacagaaatcaatagaacaaatacaaaaattaaacaagaaattaaaaatgctaaagaaactaattggcaaaacttctgtaaaaacttagaaaaaaccaagaacaatccaaaagaattttggaaaaaattcaagagtattgcttcagacaaaaacacaaatcacatgctacaacatatcacacacaacaataaaatcgcaaggacagACGTAGAGAAAGCTGACCTATTAGCTGACTACTACAAATCCTCCTTTAGCGACCTAAATTCAGtagactttgacacacaacaccaacatcatgtcaacaagttcataaatacaaaccaagcttcattctcaccacgattccctggcgagacactagaagcatactcaaggtcaatcattagaaaaataaccataaccaaagtaaaaattaatatcaagaacttgaagaatacttcccctggacatgaccaaataccaaacattGTTCTGAAAAAAACTCTACTCTCCtgttacaacacctcacaaacatcatgaatatTTCACTAGCGACTGGATATTACCCTGACACTtagaaaaaagccatcataaccacgatcccaaagaaacaaaccaacagaaccaatccagataatttccaccccatcagtctgttaagctgccttggcaaactgatggagagaattatctccaaccgtctcctccattttgcgaatcaaaTAACAttcttccagaatctcaaaatgcctcctggaaaaataggcaaacaacagatcacctcacacgaatcaatctataaagctttcaacaacaatcaagtaaccatcggggtattcctagatgtcaaaatagcattcgacagcgtatggcacaatgccatcaaatacaaactaaaacacctgCAAATAAATCCAcgatagttaaatggatttcaaatttcttaacagatagaacagcacaagtaaaagtcaataaaactatatccaaatcatttaatataaccgcaggagtgccccaaggatcagtcctctctccacttctatacataatttttgtcagtgacataccttttccaaatctaacatacacacacaattcacaatacgcagacgacatcgcaatctggagcacctccagaatttttagatcccagcacaggcaactttattgccagaacCTGAGTCGGGTCGTTTGAATTCGTGTTCGtatttactttgacttctgcctttcgggacgggacctggccgttctctccggtgctgcctttgcctcggtctaggataacattaagaatgacctacttcacccaaaaaagagtaaaaaattatttactaaataaataaataaaaataaaactaataacctttcacgaaaggggacgaagaggaaccgcaacgttcctgaacaccccagttggagagagaattctcccgatttctctctctctaaactaaacctctgccacgttagtttgcgtttgcttAGTGTGAGATCACGCATGTGAACAGAAATGTATTCTCTTTCCAGAAATTTAACCGGATAGTGATTAGTTGCATTTAGGGAATTATCGTGGAGGTTTCCcaacttttgttgttattgttcttCAGAATTGCTAGAAGGTAGACATAGAAGCTGCAATACGTTTTTAATTACTCTCCTTTTAGTAAATTCGCGATTAGTGCCTTCACTATTTTTAATTGTTCAAGGGAGCTCGAACTTATCGTTtgagtttgttcgtttgttgcgATTTAgagtaaagctacataatggtctGGCCATAAACTTATCTTTTACCAACTGTAACTTATGTGAGAGTGGTTGTACACGTTtaatatgttacttttattttatataaaattgaaaatttccctAAATCGCAGCGTTATGAAGCGGTAACTCTTTATCTTTTCTCGGTCTTGCATAACTGCTTAACTTTATTGGAAGTGTAGAGGTGGGGGTAGAAGAAACTAAGTCACTTTAACACGTTTATAAATAAGTGTATGTGCACTCACCAGAAAAAGTAGTGAAGTAGACATATACGTGTTAGGCGGCTGTATCTAGAACCATCGGAAACCgcgtgttttttaataattttcaatcacCAAATGATGAGACACTTCGTCATGGAAACGATAATGTTGAATGTTTCAAATCTcataagttattattttcttatataattaccaaaaatattttatctcatattGGTTATTACAGGATCAATGGAACATAAATTTAGCCCAATaagtaataagaaaacaaattaattgattattgaataaatttaaagtcactaacagaaataaaatgtgtACGGAAGATAATCAATGACATTATgcggaaaaaaatgaaaaagaaaaggtTTCGTCGTATGCCGGAATTGAACCCGGGTTTCCTGGGTGTTAGTAGACTACACGGAAACGTTAAAATTATTTGCTTATATTCtatttatggttttatattataaacgTATAAACTATATATTGTTCTATTATGTTGGAATACCCTCTAAACTGGATTAATAAATCTACTCTATTTATGTAAAATTTTTACAAGGTATGTATTTCTATTAAAggttattctttgtttatttcaacttttttaaccaatGTACTTCATCAGGTTCTTAATTACTTAAAGCTCAGTAAATAGTTCTTTTTTATCCTCTTCGTTTTTCAgatagaaaaatatcaaaatggaGACTTTGTTTATTGTGAAAACCAGCCAATGCTTCCTATAGGtaagattaatttgtttttaatcccatgaAAAAATTTGG
Protein-coding regions in this window:
- the LOC143223491 gene encoding casein kinase II subunit beta-like, which translates into the protein MEVLKMKVEEPFVVEEQDSLLDIKMVKNGEESYTLIEKYQNGDFVYCENQPMLPIGLSDVPVEAMVKLYCPKCMDNPKSSRHHQTDGAYFGTGFTHMLFMVHP